The uncultured Roseibium sp. genome contains a region encoding:
- a CDS encoding ABC transporter permease codes for MSDILDILLAANFWAAALRIATPLIFGVIGALVCERAGVLNLGIEGIFTAGAMAGWMAVWLGAGLWGGVLVAALAGGFFGLIHAILTVPLGLSQHVSGIGVTLFATSLSYFIYRTALPDVSSPPRIEAFKPLDIPVLSDLPFIGPALFQQTALTFLALAVVAVTAFVLYRTPLGLAIRAVGDNPSAVESQGLSVYGLRIGAVVAGSAMMALGGAFLTMSAFDAFFFGMVNGRGWICIALTVFASWRPGKALLGALLFGAFDAFQVRLQTEVGSFIPGQVFLMMPYLLSIAALVLVARKADYPRALLVPYFRGQR; via the coding sequence ATGAGCGATATTCTAGACATTCTGCTTGCCGCGAATTTCTGGGCCGCGGCCCTGCGGATCGCCACACCTCTGATCTTCGGCGTGATCGGCGCCCTCGTCTGCGAGCGAGCCGGTGTCCTCAATCTCGGCATTGAGGGCATCTTCACCGCCGGCGCCATGGCCGGCTGGATGGCGGTCTGGCTCGGAGCCGGTTTGTGGGGCGGCGTCCTGGTCGCGGCTCTTGCCGGCGGTTTCTTCGGCCTTATCCATGCGATCCTGACCGTGCCGCTCGGTCTGTCCCAGCATGTGTCGGGTATTGGTGTGACGCTGTTTGCCACCTCGCTCAGCTATTTCATCTACCGTACCGCCCTGCCGGACGTGTCCTCGCCGCCGCGCATCGAGGCATTCAAGCCGCTCGACATTCCGGTCCTCTCCGACCTGCCCTTCATCGGCCCGGCCCTGTTCCAGCAGACGGCGCTGACGTTCCTGGCGCTCGCCGTCGTCGCGGTCACCGCCTTCGTGCTCTATCGCACGCCGCTCGGGCTTGCGATCCGGGCCGTCGGCGACAATCCGTCAGCGGTGGAATCGCAAGGCCTTTCCGTCTACGGCCTCAGGATCGGCGCGGTCGTGGCCGGGTCTGCGATGATGGCGCTCGGCGGCGCCTTCCTGACCATGTCCGCCTTCGACGCCTTTTTCTTCGGCATGGTCAACGGCCGCGGCTGGATCTGCATCGCGCTCACGGTCTTCGCCTCCTGGCGTCCGGGCAAGGCCCTGCTTGGCGCCCTGCTCTTCGGTGCCTTCGACGCCTTCCAGGTACGGCTGCAGACGGAGGTCGGCAGCTTCATTCCCGGACAGGTGTTCCTGATGATGCCTTACCTGCTGTCGATCGCCGCCCTTGTCCTGGTGGCGCGCAAGGCGGATTATCCGCGCGCGCTTCTCGTGCCCTATTTCCGCGGCCAGCGCTAA
- a CDS encoding TRAP transporter small permease, protein MTPLIALLRKTNDRVAIGVGLALLACVVFTLVEIVSRQLGRSLGGVDEISGYVMAVTTSWGVSYALTERAHVRIDLLRQRLVPVGRALFDALSMFCLAATAVVVAWRGWSVVAKTLSTGARANTPLETPLWIPQMLWWAGWLWFAVTACLLMAFVLMKLVQADFDAVDEAAGARGEA, encoded by the coding sequence ATGACACCGCTCATTGCCCTTTTGAGGAAAACCAACGACCGCGTGGCGATCGGCGTCGGGCTCGCCCTGCTTGCCTGCGTTGTCTTCACGCTCGTTGAAATCGTTTCCCGTCAGTTGGGAAGGTCATTGGGCGGTGTCGATGAGATTTCCGGCTATGTCATGGCGGTCACCACAAGCTGGGGTGTCAGCTACGCCCTGACGGAGCGGGCGCATGTGCGCATCGACCTGCTCCGCCAGCGCCTCGTTCCCGTCGGACGGGCCCTGTTCGATGCTCTTTCGATGTTCTGTCTGGCCGCAACGGCCGTGGTCGTTGCCTGGCGCGGCTGGAGCGTCGTGGCCAAGACGCTGTCCACCGGTGCGAGGGCAAACACGCCACTGGAAACGCCCTTGTGGATTCCGCAGATGCTTTGGTGGGCGGGCTGGCTCTGGTTCGCCGTCACGGCCTGCCTGCTGATGGCCTTCGTTCTCATGAAGCTTGTGCAGGCGGACTTTGACGCGGTCGATGAAGCCGCCGGGGCGAGGGGCGAGGCATGA
- a CDS encoding ABC transporter ATP-binding protein: MASTVDGAPVVLKLTRITKRFGALTANDDVSLDLRRGEILALLGENGAGKTTLMNILFGHYVADEGTVEVAGPDDTLQELEPGSPHAALNAGIGMVHQHFTLAENLSALENILLGTEPLSSFRSARGKARNRLTDLMQRSGLTVDLNARISSLSVGEKQRVEILKALYRDARVLVLDEPTAVLTPQESDTLFATLKKLAADGLGIIFISHKLDEVLAASDRIGVLRGGRKVADQPTAGCDKRQLAELMVGKSVPESTRTPQAPGAGLLVLSQVTTGTGRDALHAVDLELLSGEILGIAGVSGNGQGTLAKVISGLEAPVSGTVSLNGKPMTRTTARGMIDAGIARIPEDRHRDGIVGPMSVAENLAIETIRKSDYQRFGFLRFDAIAARARDAIAAYDIRCQGGNAPARLLSGGNIQKIVLARTLEADPIVVLAAQPSRGLDVGATADVHRRLLEARGRGAGVILISEDLDELMRLSDRIAVIHRGHLSSAEKTENLDRGTLGLRMAGHSEEQAA, translated from the coding sequence ATGGCCAGCACTGTGGACGGAGCGCCCGTCGTTTTGAAGCTCACGCGGATCACCAAGCGCTTCGGCGCACTGACCGCCAATGACGACGTCTCCCTGGATCTGCGCCGCGGCGAGATCCTGGCACTGCTGGGCGAAAACGGCGCCGGCAAGACGACCCTGATGAATATCCTGTTCGGTCACTATGTCGCCGATGAAGGCACTGTCGAAGTGGCTGGCCCGGACGACACCCTGCAGGAACTCGAACCCGGCTCGCCCCATGCGGCGCTGAATGCCGGGATCGGCATGGTCCACCAGCATTTCACCCTGGCGGAAAACCTCAGCGCACTCGAAAACATTCTGCTCGGCACCGAGCCGCTTTCCAGTTTCAGGTCAGCCCGCGGCAAGGCGCGCAATCGGTTGACGGATTTGATGCAGCGTTCCGGCCTGACCGTCGATCTCAATGCCCGCATTTCCTCGCTTTCGGTCGGCGAGAAGCAACGGGTGGAAATCCTGAAGGCGCTCTACCGGGATGCGCGGGTCCTCGTCCTCGACGAGCCGACCGCGGTGCTGACGCCGCAGGAATCCGACACGCTCTTCGCCACCTTGAAGAAACTCGCCGCCGACGGTCTCGGCATCATCTTCATTTCCCACAAGCTCGACGAGGTGCTGGCCGCTTCCGACCGGATCGGAGTCCTGCGCGGCGGCCGCAAGGTGGCCGACCAGCCGACCGCCGGCTGCGACAAACGTCAGCTTGCCGAACTGATGGTCGGCAAGAGCGTACCGGAAAGCACCCGCACGCCGCAGGCGCCGGGCGCCGGCCTCCTCGTTCTGTCACAGGTCACCACAGGCACCGGCCGCGACGCGCTGCATGCGGTCGACCTGGAGCTTCTGTCCGGTGAAATCCTCGGCATTGCCGGTGTCTCCGGCAACGGTCAGGGCACGCTCGCAAAGGTGATCTCCGGACTGGAAGCTCCCGTCTCGGGAACCGTCAGCCTCAACGGCAAGCCCATGACCCGAACGACGGCACGCGGCATGATCGATGCCGGCATCGCCCGGATACCGGAAGACCGGCACAGGGACGGCATCGTCGGGCCCATGTCGGTCGCCGAAAACCTGGCGATCGAGACGATCCGCAAGTCTGATTACCAGCGCTTCGGCTTCCTGCGCTTCGATGCCATTGCCGCCCGCGCCAGGGACGCGATCGCGGCCTATGACATCCGTTGCCAGGGCGGCAACGCTCCGGCGCGGCTTCTGTCCGGCGGCAATATCCAGAAGATCGTGCTTGCCCGAACGCTCGAGGCCGACCCGATCGTGGTGCTTGCCGCCCAGCCGTCGCGCGGGCTCGATGTGGGCGCTACGGCGGACGTTCACCGCCGTCTGCTCGAGGCCCGCGGACGGGGAGCCGGCGTCATCCTGATCTCCGAAGACCTGGACGAACTCATGCGCCTGTCGGACCGGATCGCCGTCATCCACCGCGGACATCTGTCTTCCGCCGAGAAAACCGAAAACCTCGACCGGGGCACGCTCGGCCTGCGCATGGCCGGACACAGCGAGGAGCAGGCCGCATGA
- a CDS encoding ABC transporter permease, with product MIRFEPREPASLSRLILVPVAAAVIALALAAIPMGFAGLNIFKAYGLMATGAFGSLFAFTEMLTRATPLILTGLAAALAFRAKLWNIGAEGQLYAGALAAVAVGTGVIDAPSFALIPLVVFCGALAGGLVMLGPTLLKTRLGVDEVVTTLLLNFVILLFVQMMLEGPMKDPMGMGWPQSEPILDAAALPKLMARMRIHAGLIVALVAALGVYLLLKRTVWGFEIRAVGENANAARHAGIPVTATFIRVGLISGALAGLAGVGEVAGLKGYLTADLSPGFGYSGIVVAMLAGLNPIGVVVAALFIASIFVGADSMSRATGVSNYLADLIVAMALISVLISGLFLRFRIRFVGQRHAEGAAK from the coding sequence ATGATCCGTTTCGAACCGCGCGAGCCGGCTTCCCTCTCCCGCCTGATCCTCGTTCCCGTGGCTGCCGCCGTCATTGCCCTTGCGCTCGCAGCCATCCCGATGGGCTTTGCCGGCCTCAACATCTTCAAGGCCTACGGGCTGATGGCGACGGGCGCCTTCGGCTCCCTGTTCGCCTTCACCGAGATGCTGACCCGGGCAACGCCGCTGATCCTGACGGGCCTTGCCGCCGCCCTCGCCTTTCGGGCAAAGCTCTGGAACATCGGCGCGGAAGGCCAGCTTTATGCCGGCGCCCTTGCCGCCGTCGCCGTCGGCACCGGCGTGATCGACGCGCCGTCTTTCGCGCTGATCCCGCTGGTGGTCTTCTGCGGCGCACTTGCCGGCGGGCTTGTCATGCTCGGGCCGACCTTGCTCAAGACCCGGCTGGGTGTGGATGAAGTAGTCACGACCCTGCTGCTCAACTTCGTCATCCTGCTGTTCGTGCAGATGATGCTCGAGGGGCCCATGAAGGACCCGATGGGCATGGGCTGGCCCCAATCCGAACCGATCCTGGACGCGGCCGCCCTGCCGAAGCTGATGGCGCGCATGCGCATTCATGCCGGCCTGATCGTCGCGCTGGTCGCGGCCCTTGGCGTCTACCTGCTCCTGAAACGCACCGTCTGGGGCTTTGAAATCCGCGCCGTCGGCGAGAACGCCAACGCCGCCCGTCATGCCGGTATTCCGGTGACGGCAACCTTCATCCGGGTCGGGTTGATCTCCGGGGCTCTGGCCGGGCTTGCCGGCGTCGGCGAGGTCGCGGGCCTGAAGGGTTATCTGACCGCAGACCTGTCGCCCGGCTTCGGTTATTCCGGCATCGTGGTGGCCATGCTGGCCGGGCTCAACCCGATCGGCGTGGTCGTTGCGGCCCTCTTCATCGCCAGCATTTTCGTCGGCGCGGATTCCATGTCGCGCGCCACCGGCGTCTCCAACTACCTGGCGGACCTGATTGTCGCCATGGCGCTGATCTCGGTGCTGATCTCCGGCCTGTTCCTAAGGTTCCGGATCCGCTTCGTCGGCCAGAGACATGCGGAAGGAGCCGCGAAATGA
- a CDS encoding amidohydrolase family protein has protein sequence MSLDLLIKNANLADGRTGVDIACKAGRITAVEPGITADAARTIDAGGQLVSPPFIDCHFHMDATLSLGLPRMNESGTLLEGIALWGELKEILTVEAVVERALRYCDLAVSQGLLAIRSHVDVCDDRLTGVEGLLEVREKIAPYIDLQLVAFPQDGLLRSPNAEKNLLRALDMGVDIVGGIPHFERTMDDGARSVRWLCEIAADRGLMVDLHCDETDDPMSRHIETLAYETQRLGLQGRTAGSHLTSMHSMDNYYVSKLLPLMAEAEVHAIANPLINITLQGRHDTYPKRRGQTRVPEMRGYGINVAFGHDCVMDPWYSMGSGDMLEVASMGLHVGQMTSREAMRYAFDCVTTHPAKIMGLEGYGVDTGCKADFVLLQARDTIEAIRLKATRLAVVKAGKVISETPPRVAALTLPGRPETVDPSSYAPRAN, from the coding sequence ATGAGCCTCGACCTGCTGATCAAGAACGCCAACCTCGCCGATGGCCGCACCGGCGTCGACATTGCCTGCAAAGCCGGCCGGATCACCGCCGTCGAGCCGGGCATCACAGCGGATGCGGCGCGCACCATCGATGCGGGTGGCCAACTGGTGTCGCCACCCTTCATCGATTGCCACTTCCATATGGACGCAACGCTTTCCCTTGGCCTGCCGCGCATGAACGAGAGCGGCACGCTTCTGGAAGGCATTGCGCTCTGGGGTGAGCTCAAGGAAATCCTGACCGTCGAGGCGGTCGTGGAGCGGGCACTGCGCTACTGCGACCTTGCCGTCAGCCAGGGCCTTCTGGCAATCCGCAGCCATGTGGATGTCTGCGACGACAGGCTAACCGGTGTCGAGGGGCTGCTGGAAGTGCGTGAGAAGATCGCGCCCTACATCGACCTGCAGCTGGTCGCCTTCCCGCAGGACGGGTTGTTACGCTCGCCCAACGCGGAGAAGAACCTTCTGAGGGCGCTCGACATGGGCGTCGACATCGTCGGCGGCATTCCTCATTTCGAACGCACCATGGACGATGGCGCCCGGTCGGTGAGGTGGCTGTGCGAAATCGCGGCCGACCGCGGGCTGATGGTCGATCTCCACTGCGACGAGACCGATGATCCCATGTCGCGCCACATCGAGACGCTCGCCTACGAGACCCAACGCCTGGGACTTCAGGGCCGTACCGCCGGCTCCCATCTCACCTCCATGCATTCCATGGACAATTACTATGTCTCGAAGCTGTTGCCGCTGATGGCGGAAGCGGAAGTGCATGCGATTGCCAATCCGCTGATCAACATCACGCTGCAGGGGCGCCACGACACCTACCCGAAGCGCCGCGGCCAGACCCGGGTGCCGGAAATGCGCGGTTACGGCATCAATGTCGCCTTCGGCCACGACTGCGTGATGGATCCCTGGTATTCCATGGGCTCGGGCGACATGCTTGAAGTCGCCAGCATGGGCCTGCATGTGGGTCAGATGACCAGCCGCGAGGCGATGCGCTACGCCTTCGACTGCGTCACCACCCACCCGGCGAAGATCATGGGGCTGGAAGGCTATGGCGTCGACACCGGCTGCAAGGCCGATTTCGTGCTGCTGCAGGCGCGCGACACCATCGAGGCGATCCGGTTGAAGGCGACCCGTCTTGCCGTCGTCAAGGCCGGAAAGGTGATCTCGGAGACGCCACCGCGTGTTGCCGCGCTCACCCTGCCCGGAAGGCCGGAGACGGTCGATCCGTCGAGCTATGCACCTCGGGCGAATTAG
- a CDS encoding TRAP transporter substrate-binding protein — protein MMKRFAVTTISLAALCAGSAVSAEELSVVGSWSSLPLHKQYEVPFWTKTLPEVSGGDLTATLTTHDQMGISGGDVFRMLSQGVFDVGMTVADYAVADSAPLEGLDVPLIATDAATAKKAVDAARPMVDDIYKDVFNSKVLAIAPYPPQVVFCNADIKSLDDLKGKKVRASGRMTAKFLEALGAEGVNVSFGEVPGALQRGVVDCAVTGAGSGYNAGWWEVSSHLMTLPLGGWDPVVTAINMDKWNSLSDEQKTILQTSIKEKFEAPAWDAAQGALENDIACLTGKGECPYGEAHSMVLVTPSAADEAKAKDVLITQVLPDWAERAGSDWAKRWSDSVGKVTGVEIDVK, from the coding sequence ATGATGAAACGTTTCGCCGTTACCACTATTTCGCTGGCGGCCTTGTGCGCCGGCTCCGCGGTCAGCGCGGAAGAGCTGTCCGTCGTCGGCAGCTGGAGCAGCCTGCCGCTGCACAAGCAGTACGAAGTGCCGTTCTGGACCAAGACCCTGCCGGAAGTCTCCGGAGGAGACCTGACCGCGACGCTCACCACCCATGATCAGATGGGCATCTCCGGCGGCGACGTCTTCCGCATGCTCTCCCAGGGCGTGTTCGATGTCGGCATGACCGTGGCCGATTACGCGGTGGCCGACAGCGCGCCCCTGGAAGGCCTCGACGTTCCGCTGATCGCGACCGACGCCGCCACGGCGAAGAAGGCGGTCGATGCCGCCCGGCCGATGGTCGACGACATCTACAAGGACGTCTTCAATTCCAAGGTTCTGGCGATCGCGCCCTATCCGCCTCAGGTCGTCTTCTGCAATGCGGACATCAAGTCCCTGGACGACCTCAAGGGCAAGAAGGTTCGCGCCTCCGGCCGCATGACCGCCAAGTTCCTGGAAGCGCTCGGCGCGGAAGGCGTGAATGTCAGCTTCGGTGAGGTTCCCGGCGCCCTGCAGCGCGGTGTGGTCGACTGTGCCGTCACCGGCGCTGGCTCGGGCTACAACGCCGGCTGGTGGGAAGTCTCCAGCCACCTGATGACCCTGCCGCTCGGCGGCTGGGATCCGGTCGTCACCGCCATCAACATGGACAAGTGGAATTCCCTTTCCGACGAGCAGAAGACTATCCTTCAGACCTCGATCAAGGAAAAGTTCGAGGCACCGGCCTGGGACGCTGCGCAAGGCGCCCTTGAAAACGACATTGCCTGCCTGACCGGAAAGGGTGAATGTCCCTATGGTGAAGCACACAGCATGGTGCTGGTGACCCCGAGCGCGGCCGACGAGGCCAAGGCGAAGGATGTGCTGATCACCCAGGTGCTTCCGGACTGGGCCGAGCGTGCCGGCTCCGATTGGGCAAAGCGCTGGTCCGACAGCGTCGGCAAGGTGACCGGCGTCGAAATCGACGTGAAGTAA
- a CDS encoding BMP family protein — MAYSKFFNWSRRAFLSATFAAAAVAALPFQPALAKDKPLKVAAIYTVPVEQQWVSRIHKALTAAQDRGDVTYVFSENTANTDYERVMREYAEQGMDLIVGEAFAVERAARKVAAEYPDTAFLMGSSFGPAKPNFSVFDNWIHEPSYLTGMIAGATTKSNVIGMVGGYAIPEVNRLMNAFMEGALSTNPDVKFLVTFINSWYDPPKAKEAAFAMIDKGADILYAERFGVSDAAKEKGILAIGNVIDTAGDYPGTILASALWHMEPTIDKAIEAVATDSFEPSDYGPYSYMSYGGGSFVADEKLAPADALKAAKEKEKEILDGLFRVNVNDSEPKSTM, encoded by the coding sequence ATGGCATATTCAAAATTTTTCAACTGGTCCCGGCGGGCGTTCCTGTCGGCGACTTTCGCGGCCGCAGCGGTCGCAGCACTTCCCTTTCAGCCCGCTTTGGCCAAGGACAAGCCGCTCAAGGTTGCCGCGATCTACACCGTTCCGGTGGAACAGCAGTGGGTCAGCCGCATTCACAAGGCCCTGACCGCCGCACAGGATCGCGGCGACGTCACCTATGTCTTTTCCGAAAACACGGCCAACACCGACTATGAGCGCGTCATGCGCGAATATGCCGAACAGGGTATGGACCTGATCGTCGGCGAGGCGTTCGCCGTGGAACGCGCGGCACGCAAGGTTGCCGCGGAATATCCGGACACGGCCTTCCTGATGGGCTCGTCCTTCGGCCCGGCGAAACCGAATTTCTCGGTCTTCGACAACTGGATCCACGAACCGTCCTACCTGACCGGCATGATCGCGGGCGCGACAACCAAGTCGAATGTCATCGGCATGGTCGGCGGCTACGCCATTCCGGAAGTGAACCGGCTGATGAACGCCTTCATGGAAGGCGCTCTGTCGACCAACCCGGACGTGAAGTTCCTCGTGACCTTCATCAACTCCTGGTACGATCCGCCCAAAGCCAAGGAAGCCGCCTTCGCCATGATCGACAAGGGTGCCGACATCCTCTACGCGGAACGCTTCGGCGTGTCCGACGCGGCCAAGGAGAAGGGCATTCTGGCCATTGGCAACGTGATCGATACCGCCGGCGATTATCCGGGCACGATCCTCGCCTCTGCCCTGTGGCACATGGAACCGACCATCGACAAGGCCATTGAAGCAGTCGCGACCGACAGCTTCGAGCCTTCTGACTACGGCCCCTACAGCTACATGTCCTATGGCGGCGGCAGCTTCGTCGCGGACGAAAAGCTCGCTCCGGCCGACGCTCTGAAGGCCGCGAAAGAGAAGGAAAAAGAAATCCTCGACGGCCTGTTCCGCGTCAACGTCAACGACAGCGAACCCAAGTCGACCATGTAA
- a CDS encoding putative hydro-lyase, giving the protein MTALVEFTDLVGQDVATVREAIRRGRYAGHTAGLARGQLQCNLAILPGELADDFHEFCRKNPKPCPLAGVSDPGNPHIPRLGEKVDIRTDAALYNIYRNGVLADQVRDLNEYWRDDLVAFAIGCSFTFENALVKAGIPMRHIERNVTVPMFRTTIETEPCGAFGGGMVVSMRPVSKDRIEEVYSICARYPLAHGSPIHIGAPEEIGIADLGKPDWGTSVDIGQGEVPVFWACGVTPQVAIMQARPDLSIAHAPGAMLITDVNELTPPIYPYNDNNKPTF; this is encoded by the coding sequence ATGACGGCACTTGTCGAATTTACCGATCTGGTCGGACAGGATGTGGCAACGGTTCGCGAGGCGATCCGGCGGGGGCGCTATGCCGGACACACGGCCGGCCTTGCGCGCGGCCAGCTTCAGTGCAATCTGGCGATCCTGCCTGGTGAGCTTGCCGACGACTTTCACGAATTCTGCCGGAAAAACCCGAAGCCGTGCCCGCTGGCTGGCGTGTCGGACCCCGGTAATCCGCATATCCCGCGTCTGGGCGAGAAGGTCGATATCCGCACCGACGCGGCGCTTTACAACATCTACCGAAACGGCGTTCTGGCCGATCAGGTGCGCGATCTGAACGAATACTGGCGCGACGATCTCGTCGCCTTTGCCATCGGTTGTTCGTTCACCTTCGAAAACGCTCTGGTCAAGGCGGGCATCCCCATGCGCCATATCGAGCGCAACGTGACGGTGCCCATGTTCCGCACCACGATCGAGACGGAACCCTGCGGGGCGTTCGGCGGTGGTATGGTCGTCTCCATGCGCCCGGTCTCGAAAGACCGGATCGAAGAGGTTTACTCAATTTGCGCGCGTTATCCGCTTGCGCACGGCAGCCCCATCCATATCGGGGCGCCTGAAGAAATCGGGATTGCAGATTTAGGAAAGCCCGACTGGGGAACGTCCGTGGATATCGGGCAAGGGGAAGTGCCGGTTTTCTGGGCCTGCGGGGTGACGCCACAGGTCGCCATCATGCAGGCCAGGCCGGACCTTTCCATTGCCCATGCACCCGGCGCCATGCTGATTACCGACGTGAATGAGCTGACGCCGCCGATCTACCCTTACAACGACAATAACAAACCGACTTTCTGA
- a CDS encoding patatin-like phospholipase family protein codes for MSRKALKPHTLDLALQGGGTHGAFTWGVLDRLLEAPEISVGGVSGASAGALNAAVLVSGLVNGGPEEAAARLRAFWKAINRSARQTTILPFLEAFPAAFQTADMLWSMVSAGGISVAPSPRLGRMAQGILRDVLEEHVDFDAIRSLEAPKIFVSATNARSGASRIFRNADLSVDALLASACLPMNFPPVTIDGEDYWDGGYSANPPILPIVQESDCSDLLLVTVNPITRKETARAMNEIPGRISEMMFNLSLVKELRGLSMMKEDMGAWQFLGTGLIRAIRDLRLHEIHDEEAMSKVDPRSKMTPVWHLLTQLHETGRHAADVWMETCSGDLGKRSTARIAERYL; via the coding sequence ATGTCCAGGAAGGCCTTGAAACCCCATACCCTCGACTTGGCCCTTCAGGGAGGGGGCACGCACGGCGCATTCACCTGGGGTGTGCTGGACAGGCTTCTCGAAGCGCCGGAAATCTCGGTCGGAGGGGTCAGCGGTGCCAGTGCAGGGGCGTTAAACGCGGCCGTTCTGGTCTCCGGCCTCGTCAACGGCGGACCGGAGGAAGCCGCTGCCCGTCTCCGGGCGTTCTGGAAAGCGATCAACCGGTCCGCTCGGCAGACCACGATCCTGCCGTTTCTGGAAGCCTTTCCGGCAGCCTTTCAAACGGCGGACATGTTGTGGTCGATGGTCAGCGCCGGCGGTATTTCCGTGGCCCCGTCGCCGCGCCTGGGCCGCATGGCTCAAGGTATCCTGCGCGATGTCCTTGAGGAACATGTCGATTTCGACGCAATCCGGTCGCTTGAGGCACCGAAAATATTTGTGTCTGCGACCAATGCCCGGTCCGGAGCGTCGCGCATTTTCCGCAATGCCGATCTGAGCGTCGATGCGCTGCTGGCCTCAGCCTGCCTGCCGATGAATTTTCCGCCCGTCACCATAGACGGTGAAGACTATTGGGACGGTGGCTACAGTGCCAATCCGCCCATCCTGCCGATCGTTCAGGAAAGCGACTGCAGCGATCTGCTGCTGGTGACGGTCAATCCGATCACCCGCAAGGAAACCGCGCGGGCCATGAACGAAATACCCGGCCGGATCAGTGAGATGATGTTCAATCTGAGCCTAGTGAAGGAACTGCGCGGCCTGTCGATGATGAAAGAGGATATGGGCGCCTGGCAATTCCTGGGTACCGGCCTCATTCGAGCCATTCGCGATCTGCGCCTTCACGAAATCCACGATGAGGAAGCCATGTCCAAGGTGGATCCGCGTTCGAAGATGACACCCGTCTGGCATCTGCTGACGCAGCTCCACGAAACCGGCCGCCATGCGGCGGATGTCTGGATGGAAACCTGCTCAGGCGATCTGGGCAAGCGCTCCACCGCCAGAATTGCGGAGAGATATTTGTGA
- a CDS encoding LysR family transcriptional regulator: MTLEQLRTFLWVARLGGVRKAAEQMNISQPAVSARITSLESDLGTALFSRGPTGVTLTKQGVLLRNHAEQIAALVERIKADVMPADSVSSLLRLGVAETVAQTWLPDFIARLHQTYPKLKIEVSVDISFNLREMLLDRSLDLTILMGPVSDFSADNVDLPPFELSWYRPLDLADPDLSITPVITYNRNSRPHRELTRELQERYGSTAQIFPTNSLSTGFEMVASGIGVGILPTVLGRRLVAEKRIATFDPGWLPTPLRFTATFIGEPRDELTAQAAKIAQQVAMEHDKGLQASSLASD; this comes from the coding sequence ATGACGCTGGAGCAATTGAGAACGTTTTTGTGGGTCGCGCGGCTTGGCGGCGTGCGCAAGGCTGCCGAACAGATGAACATCTCGCAGCCGGCCGTTTCGGCGCGCATCACCAGCCTGGAAAGCGACCTGGGCACAGCCCTGTTCAGCCGCGGCCCCACCGGGGTCACGCTGACCAAGCAGGGCGTTCTCCTGCGCAATCACGCGGAGCAGATCGCTGCCCTCGTCGAACGCATCAAGGCCGACGTCATGCCCGCCGACAGCGTCAGCAGCCTGCTTCGCCTGGGCGTAGCGGAAACCGTCGCCCAGACATGGCTGCCCGACTTCATTGCCCGGCTTCACCAGACCTATCCGAAACTGAAGATCGAGGTATCGGTCGACATCTCGTTCAATCTCCGGGAAATGCTGCTCGACCGCTCGCTGGATCTCACGATCCTGATGGGGCCGGTGTCGGATTTCAGCGCCGACAACGTGGACCTGCCGCCCTTCGAGCTGAGCTGGTACCGGCCGCTGGATCTGGCGGATCCGGACCTGAGTATCACCCCGGTGATCACCTACAACCGGAACTCGCGGCCCCACCGGGAACTGACAAGAGAGCTGCAAGAGCGCTACGGCAGCACCGCGCAGATCTTCCCGACCAATTCCCTGTCCACCGGCTTTGAAATGGTCGCGTCGGGCATTGGCGTCGGCATTCTGCCGACCGTGCTCGGACGGCGGCTGGTCGCGGAGAAGCGGATCGCCACCTTCGACCCCGGTTGGCTGCCAACGCCGCTCCGCTTTACAGCCACATTCATCGGGGAGCCGCGAGACGAACTGACCGCGCAAGCGGCGAAGATCGCGCAACAGGTCGCCATGGAGCACGACAAGGGCCTCCAGGCTTCCAGCCTGGCGTCTGACTGA